A genomic window from Streptomyces sp. MST-110588 includes:
- a CDS encoding cupin domain-containing protein, translated as MHPEILTQEGYTSVSVHESPVRELFPGIRLRPLWRGPSGAHANVLEMEPGTSWPRRDVHEPGPEEVYVVAGTFNDGARDYPAGTFLHAPAGTWHVPSTTTGCTLFLFYPEG; from the coding sequence ATGCACCCAGAGATCCTCACGCAGGAGGGCTACACCTCCGTCTCCGTCCACGAATCCCCGGTCCGTGAGCTGTTCCCCGGTATACGGCTGCGTCCCCTGTGGCGGGGGCCGTCGGGCGCGCACGCCAATGTGCTGGAGATGGAGCCGGGCACCTCCTGGCCGCGCCGCGACGTCCACGAGCCCGGCCCGGAGGAGGTCTACGTGGTCGCCGGCACCTTCAACGACGGGGCACGCGACTACCCGGCCGGTACGTTCCTGCACGCCCCGGCCGGCACCTGGCACGTACCCTCGACCACCACCGGCTGCACTTTGTTCCTCTTCTACCCGGAAGGCTAG
- a CDS encoding SDR family oxidoreductase — MTAQTSARTSSSPSSPLSGRVAVVTGASSGIGEASAEHLAALGARVVVLARRAQRLEQLVTRIERDGGQALALAVDVTDAAAVRAAAERVAAELGGADLLLNNAGVMLPAPVEELATGQWQHQIDLNVTGLMNVIGAFVPQLVEAAAERKVADLVNTSSIAAQNIFPNFAVYSATKAYVTHLSRHLRAELGAKNVRVSAIEPGIVDTELQSHVTDEGALAWLAAGKDTMEWLTPQDVARTIGFLASLPPRANLQQVTIMPTGQAA; from the coding sequence ATGACTGCACAGACCTCTGCCCGTACCTCCTCATCCCCTTCCTCCCCCCTCTCCGGCCGCGTGGCGGTCGTCACCGGCGCCTCCAGCGGGATCGGCGAGGCGTCGGCCGAGCACCTGGCCGCGCTCGGCGCCCGCGTCGTCGTCCTGGCGCGGCGCGCGCAGCGGCTGGAGCAGCTCGTCACCCGCATCGAGAGGGACGGCGGGCAGGCCCTGGCCCTCGCGGTCGATGTGACCGACGCGGCAGCGGTACGGGCCGCCGCCGAGCGCGTGGCCGCCGAACTCGGCGGCGCCGACCTCCTCTTGAACAACGCGGGCGTGATGCTCCCCGCGCCCGTCGAGGAGCTGGCCACCGGCCAGTGGCAGCACCAGATCGACCTGAACGTGACCGGCCTGATGAACGTCATCGGCGCCTTCGTCCCGCAACTGGTCGAGGCCGCCGCCGAGCGCAAAGTCGCCGACCTGGTCAACACCTCCTCGATCGCGGCACAGAACATCTTCCCCAACTTCGCCGTCTACTCCGCGACCAAGGCGTACGTCACCCACCTCTCCCGGCATCTGCGGGCCGAGCTGGGCGCGAAGAACGTACGGGTGTCGGCGATCGAGCCGGGCATCGTCGACACGGAGCTGCAGAGCCATGTCACCGACGAGGGCGCGCTGGCGTGGCTGGCGGCCGGCAAGGACACGATGGAGTGGCTCACCCCGCAGGACGTCGCGCGGACCATCGGGTTCCTCGCGTCGCTTCCGCCGCGGGCCAACCTCCAGCAGGTCACGATCATGCCGACCGGTCAGGCCGCCTGA
- a CDS encoding helix-turn-helix transcriptional regulator produces MEDRSRELADFLRTRRARITPDRAGLPADGRPRRVPGLRRDEAARLAGVSTEYYTRLEQGRAHNPSPEVLQALARALQLDASEREHLTDLLARPTATRRAPAGPQRVRPGLHLMLHTLEHVPAFVLGRRTDVLACNRLAREVLTDFDALPAPRRNIARYYLLDPEARERVGDWERIAAETVAMLRLEAGRYPHDRQLADLVGELTLRCPEFSTWWNDHRVLRRTHGAKHYRHPLVGDLHFAYESFQAPGDTDQTLCVYNVEPGSETARALQLLADWTAPQPPGTPIAPPTTR; encoded by the coding sequence ATGGAGGACCGTAGTCGCGAGCTGGCCGATTTCCTGCGTACCCGCCGGGCCCGCATCACCCCCGACCGGGCGGGGCTGCCCGCCGACGGCCGCCCCCGGCGCGTGCCCGGGCTGCGGCGCGATGAGGCCGCCCGTCTCGCGGGTGTCAGTACCGAGTACTACACACGGCTCGAACAGGGCCGGGCACACAATCCTTCTCCCGAGGTCCTTCAGGCTCTCGCCCGCGCCCTCCAGCTCGACGCCTCCGAGCGCGAGCACCTCACCGACCTCCTGGCGCGGCCCACGGCCACCCGCCGCGCTCCGGCGGGCCCGCAGCGGGTCCGGCCGGGCCTGCACCTGATGCTCCACACCCTTGAGCACGTCCCGGCCTTCGTCCTCGGACGGCGTACCGATGTGCTGGCCTGCAACCGGCTGGCCCGTGAGGTCCTCACCGATTTCGACGCCCTGCCCGCGCCCCGCCGCAACATCGCCCGTTACTACCTGCTCGACCCCGAGGCCCGCGAACGCGTCGGTGACTGGGAGCGCATCGCCGCCGAAACCGTCGCCATGCTCCGCCTGGAGGCCGGCCGGTACCCGCACGACCGGCAGCTCGCCGACCTCGTGGGCGAACTGACGCTGCGCTGCCCGGAGTTCTCCACCTGGTGGAACGACCACCGTGTGCTGCGGCGCACCCACGGCGCCAAGCACTACCGCCACCCCCTCGTCGGCGATCTGCACTTCGCGTACGAGTCCTTCCAGGCCCCCGGCGACACCGACCAGACGCTGTGCGTCTACAACGTCGAGCCGGGTTCCGAGACCGCCCGGGCCCTCCAGCTCCTCGCCGACTGGACCGCGCCGCAGCCGCCGGGTACGCCCATCGCGCCGCCCACCACGCGCTGA
- a CDS encoding ABC transporter permease, which yields MTTATPASAGADFTRTPGTRTPRAARDLAGTGALLRLALRRDRLLIPVWVLALGLTVVSMGPALQSFYATAADRAGVARSMAANGSLRALYGPVFSDSVGGLVAWRMAGFAALLAGVMSLTVVIRHTREEEESGRQEMLSAAVVGRRAPLTAALLTALTANAALALLTGGGLAASGQPTGGSLLLGLAIGGAGMLFAGLAAVAAQLTESARSAKGLTGAALGLAFVLKAAGDAASDDGSAVLTWLSPVGWTENARAYADQRWWVLALFLAATAVTVAAAYALTARRDIGMSFLAARPGPAHAPASLNGAPGLAWRLQRATLLGWSAAFACAGAVFGGITEGAADLVGDSAQTRELIERMGGQQGLTDAFLAAMTGMLGMVSALYATGAVLRLRGEETGGRAEPVLGGAVGRLRWAAGHLLAAFLGTAVILLVGGLALGLTYGITVHDAGGRTGAVLAAALAQVPAVWALTGLTVLLFGVLPRATAAAWAVVGGCLGIGWLGPAVRLPGWAMDLSPFSHLPKLPGAVDVGAAPYLWLTALAGVCVAVGLAGLRRRDIG from the coding sequence ATGACCACCGCCACCCCTGCCTCCGCGGGCGCGGACTTCACCCGTACGCCGGGCACCCGTACGCCACGCGCCGCCCGCGACCTGGCCGGCACCGGCGCCCTGCTGCGGCTGGCGCTGCGCCGCGACCGCCTCCTGATCCCGGTGTGGGTACTGGCCCTGGGCCTGACCGTCGTCAGCATGGGACCGGCCCTGCAATCGTTCTACGCCACGGCCGCCGACCGCGCCGGCGTGGCCCGTTCGATGGCCGCCAACGGCTCGCTGCGCGCGCTGTACGGGCCGGTCTTCAGCGACTCCGTGGGCGGCCTGGTCGCCTGGCGGATGGCCGGTTTCGCCGCGCTGCTGGCCGGCGTGATGAGCCTGACCGTCGTCATCCGGCACACCCGTGAGGAGGAGGAGAGCGGCCGTCAGGAAATGCTCTCGGCCGCCGTCGTCGGCCGCCGCGCCCCGCTGACCGCCGCCCTGCTGACGGCCCTGACCGCGAACGCCGCGCTCGCCCTGCTGACCGGCGGCGGGCTGGCCGCGTCCGGGCAGCCGACGGGAGGTTCGCTCCTGCTGGGCCTGGCGATCGGCGGCGCCGGGATGCTCTTCGCGGGCCTGGCGGCCGTCGCGGCCCAGCTCACCGAGAGCGCGCGGTCCGCCAAGGGTCTGACCGGTGCCGCCCTGGGCTTGGCCTTCGTCCTGAAGGCGGCGGGCGACGCCGCCTCCGACGACGGGTCCGCCGTCCTCACCTGGCTCTCCCCCGTCGGCTGGACCGAGAACGCCCGCGCCTACGCCGACCAACGGTGGTGGGTCCTGGCGCTCTTCCTGGCGGCGACGGCGGTCACGGTCGCGGCGGCGTACGCCCTGACCGCCCGCCGCGACATCGGCATGAGCTTCCTGGCCGCCCGCCCCGGACCGGCCCACGCCCCCGCCTCCCTCAACGGCGCCCCCGGCCTGGCCTGGCGCCTCCAGCGCGCCACCCTCCTGGGCTGGTCGGCCGCCTTCGCCTGCGCCGGGGCCGTCTTCGGCGGCATCACCGAAGGCGCGGCCGACCTGGTCGGCGACAGCGCGCAGACCCGTGAACTCATCGAGCGGATGGGCGGACAGCAGGGCCTGACCGACGCCTTCCTGGCCGCCATGACCGGCATGCTGGGCATGGTCTCGGCCCTGTACGCGACGGGCGCGGTGCTGCGGCTGCGCGGCGAGGAGACCGGCGGGCGCGCCGAACCGGTGCTGGGCGGGGCGGTGGGACGGCTGCGCTGGGCGGCGGGCCACCTGCTGGCCGCCTTCCTCGGCACGGCCGTCATCCTGCTCGTCGGCGGGCTCGCGCTGGGACTGACGTACGGGATCACGGTGCACGACGCCGGCGGGCGGACCGGTGCCGTACTGGCAGCGGCACTGGCGCAGGTCCCGGCGGTCTGGGCGCTCACCGGCCTGACGGTGCTGCTCTTCGGCGTACTGCCCCGGGCGACGGCCGCCGCCTGGGCCGTCGTCGGTGGCTGCCTGGGCATCGGCTGGCTGGGCCCGGCCGTACGGCTGCCCGGCTGGGCCATGGACCTCTCACCCTTCAGCCATCTGCCCAAGCTGCCGGGGGCGGTGGACGTCGGCGCGGCACCGTACCTGTGGCTGACGGCCCTGGCGGGTGTGTGCGTGGCGGTGGGGCTGGCGGGACTGCGCAGGCGCGACATCGGCTGA
- a CDS encoding ABC transporter ATP-binding protein, translating to MNEAISVAGLHKSFGRTHALDGLDLTVGAGEVHGFLGPNGAGKSTTIRVLLGLLRADRGTTRLMGQDPWRDAVSLHRRIAYVPGDVTLWRNLSGGEVIDLYGRLRGGLDRARRAELLERFELDPTKKGRTYSKGNRQKVALVAAFASDVDLLILDEPTSGLDPLMEEVFQDCVARERERGRTVLLSSHVLSEVEALCDRVSIIRRGRTVESGSLADLRHLTRTSVSAELAGPPDGLSRLPGVHDLDVQGRRVRLQVETDKLDAVLRALTGSGVRSLTSTPPTLEELFLRHYQDDVREEAGSGAQDAAGREAVAR from the coding sequence ATGAATGAGGCAATCTCCGTCGCAGGGCTCCACAAGTCCTTCGGCCGCACCCACGCGCTGGACGGCCTCGACCTGACCGTCGGGGCCGGGGAAGTGCACGGCTTCCTCGGCCCCAACGGGGCGGGCAAGTCCACCACCATCCGCGTCCTGCTGGGCCTGCTGCGCGCCGACCGCGGCACCACCCGCCTCATGGGCCAGGACCCCTGGCGCGACGCCGTCTCCCTCCACCGCCGCATCGCCTACGTCCCCGGGGACGTCACCCTGTGGCGCAACCTGTCCGGCGGCGAGGTCATCGACCTCTACGGACGGCTGCGCGGCGGACTGGACCGGGCCCGCCGCGCCGAGCTGCTGGAACGGTTCGAACTGGACCCGACCAAGAAGGGCCGTACGTACTCCAAGGGCAACCGCCAGAAAGTCGCCCTGGTCGCCGCCTTCGCCTCCGACGTGGACCTGCTGATCCTGGACGAGCCGACCTCCGGCCTGGACCCGCTGATGGAGGAGGTCTTCCAGGACTGCGTGGCGCGCGAGCGCGAGCGCGGCCGTACGGTCCTGCTCTCCAGCCACGTCCTGTCCGAGGTCGAGGCGCTGTGCGACCGCGTCAGCATCATCCGCCGGGGCCGGACCGTGGAGAGCGGGTCGCTGGCCGACCTGCGCCACCTGACCCGTACGAGCGTGTCCGCCGAGCTGGCCGGGCCGCCCGACGGGCTCTCGCGGCTGCCCGGCGTACACGACCTGGACGTACAGGGGCGGCGGGTCAGGCTCCAGGTGGAGACCGACAAGCTCGACGCCGTGCTGCGCGCGCTCACCGGGTCCGGAGTGCGGTCGCTGACCAGCACGCCGCCCACGCTGGAGGAACTCTTCCTGCGCCACTACCAGGACGACGTACGCGAGGAAGCCGGGAGCGGCGCGCAGGACGCGGCGGGCCGGGAGGCGGTCGCGCGATGA
- a CDS encoding MarR family transcriptional regulator, with the protein MADAVQTPETAGAAQAERTAGPVSPPARPQQSHRRDEQAVSQFIERFAAQLTEAGMQRMSARVFAALLASDSGTLTSAELGERLQVSPAAISGAIRYLSQVNMVGREREPGSRRDRYRVHSDQWYEALTQRDNMMTRWEGALREGVSALGTGSPAGRRVAETLAFFEFVQGELGGLLERWREHRDKLRAEYEADAPEK; encoded by the coding sequence ATGGCGGACGCGGTTCAGACACCGGAAACAGCAGGGGCGGCACAGGCGGAGCGGACGGCGGGGCCGGTGTCCCCTCCGGCCCGGCCGCAGCAGTCACACCGACGGGACGAACAAGCCGTCTCCCAGTTCATCGAGCGCTTCGCGGCCCAGCTCACCGAGGCGGGGATGCAGCGCATGTCCGCCCGCGTCTTCGCGGCCCTGCTCGCCTCCGACTCGGGGACCCTGACCTCGGCGGAGCTGGGCGAGCGCCTCCAGGTCAGCCCGGCCGCCATCTCCGGCGCCATCCGCTACCTGTCCCAGGTCAACATGGTCGGCCGCGAGCGCGAGCCGGGCTCCCGGCGCGACCGCTACCGGGTGCACAGCGACCAGTGGTACGAGGCGCTGACCCAGCGGGACAACATGATGACCCGCTGGGAGGGCGCCCTGCGGGAGGGCGTCAGCGCCCTGGGCACCGGGTCTCCGGCCGGGCGGCGGGTCGCCGAGACGCTGGCCTTCTTCGAGTTCGTGCAGGGTGAGCTGGGCGGGCTGCTGGAGCGCTGGCGCGAGCACCGGGACAAGCTGCGTGCCGAGTACGAGGCGGACGCGCCCGAGAAGTGA
- a CDS encoding adenylosuccinate synthase codes for MPALVLLGAQWGDEGKGKATDLLGGSVDYVVRYQGGNNAGHTVVVGDQKYALHLLPSGILSPGCTPVIGNGVVVDPAVLLSELSGLNERGVDTSKLLISGNAHLITPYNITVDKVTERFLGKRKIGTTGRGIGPTYADKINRTGIRVQDLFDESILHQKVEAALDFKNQVLAKLYNHRAVVADQVVEEMLGYADKIRGYVADTTLILNNAIDEGKVVLFEGGQGTLLDVDHGTYPFVTSSNPTAGGACTGAGVGPTKISRVIGILKAYTTRVGAGPFPTELFDKDGEALRTIGGERGVTTGRDRRCGWFDAVIARYATRVNGLTDFFLTKLDVLTGWEQIPVCVAYEIDGKRVEELPYSQTDFHHAKPIYENLPGWSEDITKAKTFSDLPKNAQAYVKALEEMSGAPISAIGVGPGRDETIEINSFLS; via the coding sequence GTGCCCGCACTTGTGCTGCTCGGTGCTCAGTGGGGTGATGAGGGCAAGGGAAAGGCCACCGACCTGCTCGGTGGATCCGTCGATTATGTGGTGCGCTACCAGGGCGGCAACAACGCCGGCCACACGGTCGTCGTCGGCGACCAGAAGTACGCGCTGCATCTTCTCCCTTCCGGAATCCTCTCGCCGGGGTGCACCCCGGTCATCGGCAACGGCGTCGTCGTCGACCCGGCGGTCCTGCTCTCCGAGCTGAGCGGACTCAACGAGCGCGGCGTCGACACGTCCAAGCTGCTGATCAGCGGTAACGCGCATCTGATCACGCCGTACAACATCACCGTCGACAAGGTGACGGAACGCTTCCTCGGAAAGCGCAAGATCGGTACGACGGGCCGCGGCATCGGCCCGACGTACGCCGACAAGATCAACCGCACCGGCATCCGTGTGCAGGACCTCTTCGACGAGTCGATCCTGCACCAGAAGGTCGAGGCGGCCCTGGACTTCAAGAACCAGGTGCTCGCCAAGCTCTACAACCACCGCGCGGTCGTCGCCGACCAGGTCGTGGAGGAGATGCTCGGTTACGCGGACAAGATCCGCGGCTACGTCGCCGACACCACCCTGATCCTGAACAACGCCATCGACGAGGGCAAGGTCGTCCTCTTCGAAGGCGGTCAGGGCACGCTGCTGGATGTCGATCACGGCACCTACCCCTTCGTGACGTCCTCCAACCCCACCGCGGGCGGCGCCTGCACGGGCGCCGGCGTGGGCCCGACGAAGATCAGCCGGGTCATCGGCATCCTCAAGGCGTACACGACGCGGGTCGGTGCCGGTCCGTTCCCGACCGAGCTGTTCGACAAGGACGGCGAGGCGCTGCGCACCATCGGCGGCGAGCGCGGCGTCACCACCGGCCGCGACCGCCGCTGCGGCTGGTTCGACGCGGTCATCGCCCGTTACGCGACCCGCGTCAACGGCCTGACCGACTTCTTCCTCACCAAGCTCGACGTGCTCACCGGCTGGGAGCAGATCCCGGTCTGCGTCGCGTACGAGATCGACGGCAAGCGGGTCGAGGAACTCCCGTACTCCCAGACCGACTTCCACCACGCGAAGCCGATCTACGAGAACCTGCCGGGCTGGTCCGAGGACATCACCAAGGCCAAGACGTTCTCCGACCTGCCGAAGAACGCACAGGCGTACGTCAAGGCACTGGAGGAGATGTCCGGCGCCCCGATCTCCGCCATCGGCGTCGGCCCCGGCCGCGACGAGACGATCGAGATCAACTCCTTCCTCTCCTGA
- a CDS encoding DUF397 domain-containing protein yields the protein MRETPQWRKSTFSENTGDANCVELATYGDEIFVRESDEPDTVLKTTSPEVRALLASIKTGGLGRPE from the coding sequence ATGCGAGAGACGCCTCAGTGGCGCAAGTCAACATTCTCGGAGAACACCGGTGATGCGAACTGCGTCGAGCTCGCCACGTACGGCGATGAGATCTTCGTGCGGGAGAGCGACGAGCCCGATACGGTCCTCAAAACCACATCGCCGGAAGTCCGCGCGTTGCTCGCCAGCATCAAAACAGGCGGGTTGGGTCGGCCCGAGTAG
- a CDS encoding helix-turn-helix transcriptional regulator, with protein MAARKPPTERQRRLGAELRKMRERAGLSLTEAGVVHRVDKATISNIESARFGVSCDRVRVWAANYSCRDAAYIDALVEMARERGRHWWDDYRGICVPGAMNLAEVEHHAHGMRSVQIMHMPGLLQHEEYARSVFEEAVPAVAPEEIERRVAFRMRRKDVLDRTPMLACIFIIHEAALRMRFGGRGVIGSQLDHLLKQSERDNVTIRVVPFEAGGFTAVGTSTFYAYGPVPQLDTVQSDTPLGSRFMDAEADLANYRVVLDRMEQRSLSPERSRDFIQEMVQQL; from the coding sequence ATGGCGGCACGGAAACCACCGACCGAGCGGCAGCGGCGGCTGGGCGCGGAGTTGCGCAAGATGCGCGAGCGCGCGGGATTGTCGCTGACCGAAGCAGGGGTGGTTCACCGAGTGGACAAGGCCACCATCAGCAACATCGAGTCCGCTCGTTTCGGGGTCAGTTGCGACAGAGTACGCGTATGGGCCGCCAATTACTCGTGCCGGGACGCCGCGTACATCGATGCGCTGGTGGAGATGGCCAGGGAGCGCGGTAGGCACTGGTGGGACGATTACAGGGGGATCTGTGTCCCCGGTGCTATGAATCTGGCAGAAGTCGAGCACCACGCCCACGGCATGCGCTCCGTACAGATCATGCACATGCCGGGACTTCTTCAGCATGAGGAATACGCGCGGTCGGTGTTCGAAGAAGCGGTGCCCGCGGTGGCGCCCGAAGAGATCGAACGCAGGGTCGCATTCCGTATGCGCCGCAAAGATGTTCTGGATCGAACGCCGATGCTGGCCTGTATCTTCATCATCCACGAAGCGGCTCTGCGTATGCGCTTCGGCGGGCGAGGCGTGATCGGGTCGCAGTTGGACCATCTGTTGAAGCAGTCGGAGCGGGACAACGTGACGATCCGAGTCGTTCCGTTCGAGGCAGGCGGGTTTACTGCTGTGGGGACGTCGACCTTCTACGCCTATGGACCTGTTCCGCAGCTCGACACCGTGCAGTCGGATACACCCTTGGGTTCCAGGTTCATGGACGCAGAGGCCGACCTCGCCAACTACCGCGTGGTGCTGGACCGGATGGAACAGCGTTCTCTTAGTCCTGAGCGCTCGCGGGACTTCATCCAGGAAATGGTGCAGCAGCTCTGA
- a CDS encoding MarR family transcriptional regulator, which produces MDLTPGESPGFLLWHATLRWQRDIAAALTPLGLTHVQFVLLACAWWLNTQGEHPNQLTLARQAGTDIKMTSQVLRALEHKGLIEREVDPADTRAKRLRVTHTGADLAPRAIAAVELVDKRFFRPVPLDDAVTLLGRLARPQPEDDE; this is translated from the coding sequence ATGGACCTCACCCCCGGCGAGAGCCCCGGATTCCTGCTGTGGCACGCCACCCTGCGCTGGCAGCGCGACATCGCCGCAGCCCTGACCCCTCTCGGTCTCACCCACGTACAGTTCGTGCTGCTCGCCTGTGCCTGGTGGCTCAACACCCAGGGCGAGCACCCCAATCAACTGACCCTCGCCCGCCAAGCGGGCACCGACATCAAGATGACCTCCCAGGTTTTGCGCGCCCTGGAGCACAAAGGACTCATCGAACGCGAAGTCGACCCGGCCGACACCCGCGCCAAACGGCTGCGCGTCACCCACACCGGCGCCGACCTGGCCCCACGCGCGATCGCCGCCGTCGAACTCGTCGACAAGCGGTTCTTCCGGCCGGTGCCCCTCGATGACGCGGTAACCCTGCTCGGCCGCCTGGCCCGTCCCCAGCCGGAGGACGACGAGTGA
- a CDS encoding SRPBCC family protein has product MWEYEHSVETGAAPEAIWRLWADVENWGTWNAEIEKIEIDGPFATGTHITMTPPGDDPVLLRIAEAVENERFVDEARFGDLVLRTTHRIDHTDDDRIRVVYRMEITGPGAEEAGPRIGPGITADWPDTMASLVELARR; this is encoded by the coding sequence ATGTGGGAGTACGAGCACAGCGTCGAGACCGGCGCCGCCCCCGAGGCGATCTGGCGGCTCTGGGCCGATGTGGAGAACTGGGGCACCTGGAACGCCGAGATCGAGAAGATCGAGATCGATGGCCCGTTCGCGACGGGCACCCACATCACGATGACGCCGCCAGGAGACGATCCGGTCCTGCTGCGCATCGCCGAGGCCGTCGAGAACGAACGATTCGTCGACGAGGCCCGCTTCGGCGACCTGGTGCTGCGGACCACCCACCGAATCGACCACACCGACGACGACCGGATCCGGGTGGTGTACCGGATGGAGATCACCGGCCCCGGCGCCGAAGAGGCCGGCCCGCGCATCGGCCCGGGCATCACCGCCGACTGGCCCGACACCATGGCCTCGCTGGTCGAGCTGGCTCGACGCTGA
- a CDS encoding MarR family transcriptional regulator, whose product MTRTPRTPRAHTAPPVPDLLSRTALAAFRLNGQFLAVSEQLARPAGLTAAWWQVLGAVLRTPLPVSGIAREMGITRQSVQRIADLLVERGLAEYRPNPAHRRAKLVAATDEGLAAVRRIRPAHSDLARRLSEQLGGPERFAQVMTALETLSEAMDAMSTDRV is encoded by the coding sequence ATGACCCGCACTCCACGAACACCCCGCGCGCATACGGCTCCCCCTGTCCCCGACCTGCTCAGCCGTACCGCCCTGGCCGCCTTCCGCCTCAACGGTCAGTTCCTCGCCGTCTCCGAGCAGTTGGCGCGCCCGGCCGGGCTGACCGCCGCCTGGTGGCAGGTGCTGGGCGCCGTACTGCGCACGCCGCTGCCGGTGTCCGGCATCGCGCGGGAGATGGGCATCACCCGGCAGAGCGTGCAGCGCATCGCGGACCTGCTGGTGGAACGCGGCCTGGCCGAGTACCGCCCCAACCCCGCGCACCGCCGCGCGAAACTGGTCGCGGCGACCGACGAGGGCCTGGCGGCGGTACGGCGCATCCGCCCCGCCCACAGCGACCTCGCCCGCCGCCTGAGCGAACAACTCGGCGGCCCGGAGCGGTTCGCCCAGGTCATGACGGCCCTGGAAACCCTCTCCGAAGCGATGGATGCGATGTCGACGGACAGGGTCTGA
- a CDS encoding DJ-1/PfpI family protein: protein MTSTTPAAAPTPSPKAVHLALYDTAADWEFGHAATVLRQGTYFHTTPGDGFRIATVAATTTGSAPVTTMGGIRVLPDLALDALRPQDSALLILPGASLWDSGEELAPFARKAREFLEAGVPVAAICGATAGLAREGLLDDRTHTSAVLDYLAAQPGYQGADRYRDTDAVRDRGLITAGPTEPVAFAREIFAELDVMEPPVLDAWFRLHRHSDATAFPVLMNATTAR, encoded by the coding sequence ATGACTTCCACGACACCGGCAGCAGCACCGACGCCGTCCCCCAAGGCCGTACACCTCGCCCTTTACGACACCGCCGCCGACTGGGAGTTCGGCCACGCCGCCACAGTGCTGCGCCAGGGCACGTACTTCCACACCACCCCGGGCGACGGCTTCCGCATCGCCACCGTCGCCGCCACCACCACCGGATCCGCCCCCGTGACCACGATGGGAGGCATACGCGTCCTCCCCGACCTCGCCCTGGACGCCCTGCGCCCCCAGGACAGCGCGCTGCTGATCCTCCCCGGCGCCTCCCTCTGGGACAGCGGCGAGGAACTGGCCCCCTTCGCCCGCAAGGCCCGGGAGTTCCTGGAGGCGGGCGTGCCGGTCGCGGCCATCTGCGGTGCGACGGCCGGCCTGGCTCGCGAGGGCCTGCTCGATGACCGTACGCACACCAGCGCCGTCCTGGACTACCTCGCCGCCCAGCCCGGCTACCAGGGCGCCGACCGCTACCGCGATACGGACGCCGTACGCGACCGCGGACTGATTACCGCCGGCCCGACCGAACCGGTCGCCTTCGCCCGCGAGATCTTCGCGGAGCTGGACGTGATGGAACCGCCCGTACTGGACGCCTGGTTCCGCCTGCACCGCCACTCGGACGCGACCGCGTTCCCCGTCCTGATGAACGCGACCACCGCCCGATGA
- a CDS encoding polyphosphate polymerase domain-containing protein, which yields MIPAVRAIGRAAMAARPVTLAELQARAELLTRFERSYLVPVEVFAEFAARLTDPRRPGGPLRSLCVNGRRWFAYQSLSYDTPDLRSFYDDRQRRRCRFKIRERLYADTGERQFEIKLRGRRGETVKRRQQLLPEDAALGHGPRRFLASVLHRAYGMAAPEELAPSLCTEYQRATFVGNGQRITCDAGLICRDLATGRAIRADGGLVLVQTKRGAGGVGRTESAAPPVDAEADADVDRMLREYGISASGFTKYCGALSALRPDLVSPCWRATVRTAFPRAAA from the coding sequence GTGATTCCCGCCGTACGGGCCATCGGGCGGGCCGCCATGGCCGCGCGTCCCGTCACCCTCGCCGAATTACAGGCGCGCGCCGAGCTGTTGACCCGCTTCGAACGCAGCTACCTCGTGCCGGTCGAGGTCTTCGCGGAGTTCGCGGCGCGGCTGACCGACCCGCGCCGGCCCGGCGGGCCGCTGCGCAGCCTGTGTGTCAACGGCCGCCGCTGGTTCGCGTACCAGTCCCTCTCCTACGACACCCCTGACCTGCGGTCCTTCTACGACGACCGGCAGCGGCGACGGTGCCGCTTCAAGATCCGCGAGCGGCTGTACGCGGACACCGGCGAGCGGCAGTTCGAGATCAAGCTCAGGGGGCGGCGGGGCGAGACGGTCAAGCGGCGGCAGCAACTCCTGCCGGAGGACGCGGCGCTGGGGCACGGCCCGCGCCGCTTCCTCGCCTCCGTACTGCATCGCGCGTACGGCATGGCGGCGCCCGAGGAGCTGGCGCCCTCCCTGTGCACGGAGTACCAGCGGGCCACGTTCGTGGGGAACGGGCAGCGGATCACCTGTGACGCGGGCCTGATCTGCCGGGACCTTGCGACCGGGCGCGCCATACGGGCCGACGGCGGGCTCGTCCTCGTACAGACCAAGCGAGGGGCCGGAGGGGTGGGGCGGACGGAGTCAGCCGCTCCGCCGGTCGACGCGGAGGCCGACGCCGATGTGGACCGGATGCTGCGGGAGTACGGGATATCCGCCTCGGGGTTCACCAAATACTGCGGCGCGCTGTCGGCGCTGCGGCCGGACCTGGTCTCGCCGTGCTGGCGGGCGACGGTGCGTACGGCCTTCCCGCGGGCGGCGGCGTAG